The Penicillium psychrofluorescens genome assembly, chromosome: 2 nucleotide sequence GCTCGTTCGTGAGCTGTTTGAATGATATCCAGTAGCCGAGAGCATTGCCCATATCGAGACGATTTATCCTCGAGTCCGTGTTAACAacctcgtcatcatccacagccaTCTCCTTGCTAAGATCCGATTCGGTCAAACAAAGCGACTTCAGTCTCATACGGCCCTTTAGAGCTTGACCTCTCGCATAGACTGCCATATAGCTAAGCAAGAGCACCTTAAGGTGGATGGGAACCTGTGTCAGAAATGGGCCATCATAATCCAAATGCCAGGCCCAGTTCAACGCCATAGATTTGAGCACCGCGTGCGCCAGACTCCGTTTTCCAGGAAAGGCAGCGCCGGGCAGTCTTTCCAAGCGGTATATCCGTCTTTCGGCTGTAGTTTCTAGCTGCCCATCTGTTACGGACGTTCCTCCACTGGCGCTGTCAGCAAGCCAGCTCGCAGGTGGCGGAGGCCCTGCAGTCCGGCGTAGTCGATGCCCCGCCACGCCGACGCGGCGAAGATAGGGGCGCGGGCGAGGTGGCGGAGTCTCtggcagctcgaggaggttgCGCAGCGAAGGATGAACTGATCGGGGAGACACATATGCTCTTGGGGAATGTGAGGGGCCGTCATCGGAGGGAGATCCGACTTGTGTGCGGCGAAGATGGCTGATCAGGTCGTTGACAGAGCTCGACTCGGTCGAGGCGGAAACTCGAGACTGCCCATGATGACGTCCCGAGGATGAGAGGGTATGATGAGCAGGAGTGACAGGCTTAGAGAACAGAGGCCGGTTGTGTTTCTTGGGCATGAAGAGTTCGGAGGGAGATGTacgaggaggaaagaaggaagcaGTGCGGGAGGGTTGCTTATCGCCCCCACGTCTTTCTATTCTCTATCTACACTGACTTGGTTATGTACAATGGTGGTGCTATACAACAGGGTTCGTTCCTCAGATATCTCGAACCCAGGAATCATCCTTCATGTGGCCCTCACGCTTGGGTCCCTCCTCAAGCCAGGTCTCGACTAGTCCTTCCTTAGGATCCTCGTCTGGCAGGCCGCGCGATCGTCGGACCTCCAGCACGAGGTTTCGCACTTTCATCGTGACTTCTTTGCGGAGCTCCACGGCCTCTTGGTTGTTCAGCAGCTCCTCGCTCAAGACACCAAGCGGAAGATTTCGCGATTGGGGATCGGCCGcctcagccttggccttgagcttctgCCATCGCGACCTCATATCCCCAAAGACCGCGTCCGAGTCGACCTTGGAGCCGAACGTCACGCTGACATGTTTCCCAGGTCGTGGCAGGAACCGTGGGAACTCGCGACTTTCATgcatgatctcgtcgaacCCCTCGATCCACATAGGCACCACGTCCGGACACTCGGTGGCTTCGAGAATGAGCCGCGCGATTCCCCACTTGAAGTAACGCATTGTTTTCCGCGGGGCCTGGTGGATCTTGCCTTCGGGGAAGATGTGCACCCACGAGTAGGTATTGCACGCGAAGGCCGAGGGTGCTTGGTGCGCGTCCTCGCCGTTGGTTGTGTAGGCTACCGGGAGGTCGGAGAAAGGGTCGACGCAGACGTTTCGGAGACTCCAATGCTGGCGGTCTGGGGTCGCGCGGTGGTGATCGACGGGGAAGGGGCCCTTGGACAATAACCTGATCGCTTGTGTGACGGCAGGCTGTGCCAGACCGCCGAACTGCGAATGCACGAGACGGTGCGTAGGCAAGACCTGTCCCATGGTGAAGAAAAAGGCAAGTGGCCTGTAAAGGCACCTCTCATTAGCGGCCGTCAGAGAGGAGCAAGAGGGGAGGAGGGACAATACCGATTCTGGTAACAGATATCATGGCTACCGAATGACCACCGCCGATTCCAGAATCGAAAAGGTAGCAGCCCCCAGACCAGCGGATCGTCCATGCTGCACAAATTTCGCACCCAATGTCAGCCATCATTCAGCCCCAAGCATCGTCATTTTCCGTTCCACCGGGTCGTACGTACACACTGGTATGATTCGATACTGTAACCATGCGATCTCCATTAGCACGTCCATTTGCATTGGGCGCATTCTCTGAACGTACCTGTGATCAACCCCTTTGACCGACCTGACCGCTGATGCCGTGAGTCGAGGAGCGCGGTGAaatcttctccgccatggACCTCGGCATGCGTGAGGCACGAAAGAAATGCGCGACACAGGCCGCCCACTCCCCACATGGTCGTGGAGGTGGCTGCGCGCCAGGCGAGAGAGGGGGAGTCGGCTGTGCCATGGGAATCCATGGTGCAGCGCGGACGAGCAGTGCGATCACTCATCCATAGACTGGGAGGGAGTGAGCGGAGAATCGATGGCCTCGACCCGGATTCCCTCTAGGAGGTCTGCGTATACCCGAGAGACGCAGGAACAGGAACGTGGTGAGGGTCGGAATACGGGTGGAATCACATGACTGCCGCTGGTCTTTGCATTGGGCGACGTGAAATTCAGAAAGGAATCATGGCAATTGATAGTAATGGCAACACCAATAAGAACGACATTGCAGGAGTACCGTCGAACATAACCGTAACCTGTCAAGACCCGGTCCTTCGACATCGTTTCCGCCCATCGATGTTTATACTGTCTCGCACGGACCACCTCACCGCCAGCATTTTCTTCcgattctccatctccgtcaCGACATActcaacatcctccgccagccaTGTTCAAGCCCACTTCATCCCTTCTCGGGGGTCTTCTCTGGTATGTCTACGGACCTCAATCCCTGCCACATGATCCCCTTCCACCCAACGCTCGGAACTAACGGACcgacttcttctccaacaggAAGACCCCATGGCGCCTCTCCTCGCCCCAAAAAGCCCGCCAACGCAAGCGCCTGCGCAACGTGGACCGCGTCGTCGACACCATCAGCGCCGCCCTCCAGCGCACCGGACAGACCTCCAAGGCTGTTGAGCGGTGGTATGCCGAGATGCcgcgcgaggaggagatgttgCCCAAGGACAAGTACACGATCTTCGAtaagaaggagaagaagtacCGGAAGAGTATTCACAGTGCGTTTTTACACTCCCCCTCCTTGGGTTCTTTTTTGCGGCAAGGCATGACTGACAATTGAGTTATCCAGAGCTGCCGAAGTGGACTCGTGTCAGCCAGCGGGTGAATCCTCCTGGTTTCTAAACAGCAGAACTTGGTTGCGTCGACTCCATCCTTCTGTCCTCGATATCTGTATTATACATCCCAATCTTGACCGTCTCGGACTAGCTTGGGGGCGTCTGTCTggagtttctttttttttttctttgtggATTTGCAGCGCGACTACGATACGGGTGGTGGTTTAGCATGTATCATCATTACCCAGCATCTAGATCATGCTCACAATTGCATTTTGCTTGCGAACAACCCTTTAAAAATAGGTCCACAGGAAGGTTGTGCCTGGTCACCGTCTTGAAAGCATAAGGTAGTGGGTTGACAGTGCTGCGTTTGGTAATGATATGGCACAAGAAATGATCGAGAAGTTGGATTGTTCCTCCGACCAAACACCATCAACGGCACGAGACGCCGGTGTTCGAACAGGAAAACAATGTTTTGTCAGATCTCCTGGTCAACCTTGTGCACAGCTTTCATGCGCAACAGGAATGACGAAGTGACACAAAAAAAAGGTATTGGGGCTGGCGAGAGACAGACGCCCCATGCAGACACAAGACAGGAAAAGCAGAAAAGACAATCCCCTTCACGTAGGGCTGAGTGAGCGGAGCGGTTTGTTGATTTGCGCCACGGCCTCTTTAAACCATGTTCGGTTAACTCGGCCTCCATATATCAACTTGTGCATAAGATATCCATGCCGGACATGCTGCCAGTCGTCGAGCTTCTCTTGCCACCCGGCACCCCCCTCATACCAGGCAGTTTTCTGTCGCGTCGACATCTCAAACCCCTGGGGAGGTTTGCGCAAAATCCAACAGGCCGGATCGATATGCCCGTCTGGCGGCTCATCCGCCGACTCTTCATATAGCTCCACCGTCCGAAGCGCCTCGCGAATGCCCGACGTCTTTCTTTGCTGATTGACCGCCACACGCCATGACTCGATGCGAGGAATGCGAGTTTGTTTCCTCGGGACAACGGGGTACTTCGGTTTGGAGCTGAAAGTTGGCGGGGGATATGGGACGTTGAAACGAGGGTCCCCCCATTCTCGGCGTGCATCTATCGGAACTCTCGAGACCGGGTCGATCACCAGCCATGTTTCCCTGTTTAGCCAGTGGTTGGCGAGAATCGCAAAGTGATAGGGTTTTTGGCCGGGGGTGAATTCATTGAAAAGCCATACCAATTTTCGATCCAACTTGTGCATCATTCGGACTTCCCAGTCACATAGGTCCTCCTTGCATTTTGGTCCCTCCGGGATCGGTAAGGCTTGTGGCCGTTTGGAGGTTTTGGAGTTGTAGGCTGAGTTGTCGAGGTGCATCACCTCGCTAGGAACGAGGATATCCGCGTCCCTTCTTGTTTGTGGCATTGGCTGCCATTCCGGATGTTCTAACGGCACCGCGGTTCGGGATAATGGCCCTTTCGACAAGTGAACGCGTGCGGGTGCTGAATTCCATTTCGTGGTCTCAAAGCCCACTTGGTCTAAAGCCAGCAACCGCGTATGTCGTCGCATGAGCATGCCCTCAATCGCTCGGTATACTTTATCACACGACTCCCACTGATTCCCACTGCACTCTTTTCTTTGAATTGAGTCTGAGGCGCAAGAGGCGACAGCTCGATCCGACGTACAGCTGGGCAGCAACTCGGTAATCGGGCTACCGGGAGGGCCTGAAGGTGCAGCCCAGTTCCGCTGAGGCCTTTCTGTTTGCATCTGCATCCTCGCTGACCACACCCGGTATCTGCGTAAACGTCGGTGACGGGACGGGGATGGCAGCTGTGGTGTTTGTCTATCCTGTTGAGACTTTCTCCATGTTTGTCGATAGTCATCTGGCACACTCGGTTGCTGGGTATTGTTCTGTGCAAGCAACAGCCTCGGCTGTCCGCTAGACCGGTATTCGTGAGTGATTGCACACGGAGCCATCTtgcgagaagaagggtgagGACACTGAAAGAGAGTGATATTGTCCGTGCATGGCCGAGCTTTAGCGGCCACCGCTCTCGTACACAACGATTGGCATTGCGTGTCCTCATCATAGGCGCAATCAACAATTACTGCAGGCGCGCTGAAGACATCCGGATAGAATGGAGTTTGCCTTTCGCCTTGCCGTTCAGTACCGCTAGATCGCAGATCTCGAATCGCGTCGGCAAGGTGTGGTCCTCTCAAGGATCTGGCGACGATGGAAGAACCCGATGTTGCATTGTGATCCCTTCTTGCACCGTGGCATGTGGGCAAAAGTTGTGAAGGGCAGAAGCCATCAGCCGGGCTATAATCATAGCTCTGAACCCACTCGGGCAGCCATCTGAGAAACCGCCGTTCGTGCCGACGACGTTGCATTTCCTTCTGATCGGgatcccaccacacccaGCGATAGTCTGCCCTGGTCGATTTCCACGCTGTCCACTCTCGGAGCCGGGCAAAGCATCGGTAGAAAACTCTCTTGTTCCGTTTGTGGGTGTTCAGAGGCACCCAGCCGTACCATGTTCGCGCATATCGAGCCGTCGGAGGCTTCCCTTCGCGCAGCACCTTGTGCTTATTGAAGGAACGGATGAACCGGCCAATCTTCCACAACAGTACCGCTAGCACGAAGATGGCAAAGGTGATTGCGAAAAGCTCAACAAACACCACGGGGCTGGGGCGCTTGGGTATCGGGGCCGACGAGGTGGGCGTGTCTtcggggagatggggaggatTTGGAGTCAGTGAGTGAATGATCTGTCGAAGATACAAAGGCGCCATGAGACCGGACCTTCTCTGATGGAGGACTAAGGATATGGACAAAAGGGGGGAAATGTTAGGGCTAGAAGGCAAGTGCGATCTTTAGCTTACTTTCTATCAAACTTCTTTGGCCCGCTGTCTCTGAACTGAGACGGCATATTCGGTAGGCGGACGAGTACATGGAGAGCATCAAGCGGGCCCTTGTTCGAAGATATTAAGGAAGTTACTGGGGCCCTCGATGCCATGATTGCGCTATCTACTGCGCGAAAAAAGTAGCTGTATCTAGCAAGCTCCGCACAGCAGGTCCAATTAATTCCATAAATTACTCCTCTTAATGTCCACAAACTAGCACTAGGCTCTCTCCATGAACGCGGTTGCTCAGATTGGCACCGTCTAACTCGCTTCTCATGCACCATGCGAGTTGCGTCCGCCGACAATACAATGCGCTGTTTTTCTCCAACAGCAAATGGTCGTGCCGACATCCTTGTTGGCATCCAGCCAGGTATCAATACTTTATCCGCAGCAGTCATAGTCGTGGGCGTGATGAAAAGTGACTCGGTCTTATCCAAAGGCGGCCGACGAATTAGCCGTCGCAGAGCGCTCCTTTGAACTTGCTTCCGTGCTTCACCTGCAAAGGCAGGTAGGCGCGCAATTCCATGTCTGTCTGAAAATGGCGGCCGTGCCCAGAGACGATGGATTCGTGACGGTCGTCAGCGGATGATGCCCGCATCATTGCCTAGCTCGTCTTCGGCAAACAGCGGAAAAGTTGGTGCGGCTTGAAAGGCCCAGGAGGTATGGCTGGCAGGACCAGTTCCGGTTCCTGGCTGCGAAACGCGCATCTCGACGCTACGAGACTCGCGCATGCATATTTCTGAACCGCAGTGAGGCCAGGAGTGGTGTCGTCTGTGATGGCGGAGGCGGGGCATGGTAATAATCATGGATAACAGGCAATTAGAAGGCCGATACATAGTTGAGCCTTTATCCTTCTCCCTAGATCATCCTGGCGGGTATCCGCATGATAAAGCAGTGGCCTCTGGGTGGCAAACGCCGTAGATGACGCTCATGCAGGGGGAGAGGGTACACTAGCAGGGACCCGGGTGACTCAAATTCAGCGTCGAGGCCATTCAGAGACTATTCTAAACATGAGATGTTTGTGTCTTTGGCGTCGTGGGACAGGAGCCGGAGAAAACGTCAATAACAGGCTCCAGTGCCTATAATTATGAGGATTCGCTCATATTCGGGCAAATCATGGATTGTAAACTTCGATACAACACAGTCATTGCTACGCAAGTTTCTGGTCAGTATGCCCGAGGCGGAGACAGGATCTGGTCAAAtgaccagcaccaccaaTACCCCATGACCGATCATTTATCAGCCAGATGAGAAACAGTAAATTAGTAGATGACTTGGGGAGTGATTCCTGGCTATTTCTAGCCTTGTAGGATTGGACTTGGGCGAGGTTTCCGCGGAAACCTGTAGTGGTTATCGTCGCCATCCACCGAGCCAATTTAGCTTATAATAATAAAAACGTCTGCAGTCCTTGTCCAGCACCAAGTGGCCGAGCAGTAACTCGGCCAGGTTATCTTCCTTGGTCTAGTGGTCATGATTTCCGCTTGTCATTAACAGTGAGAAGCGCGGGAGACCGGGGTTCGATTCCCCGAGGGAGAGTTTTTTTGAGGCCTTTGCTATTCTTTATCATAACTTCAGTTGTTCTTTTTAATGTTTATGAGTGGGTTTAGTTAGATGTGTAACGATCAATCCTTAGCGGAGCATTTGCTACGCCGTTCTTTTTTTGGACTTCTGTAACTAGCCTACGCAAGAATCAAAGCAGCCAGGAACATCTTGTTGCCGTACTATATAGCCCACAAAAACTATTGATCCCGCTTTTGTGGGTCTCTTCAAACGTTTCAGACAATTCAGACAATTTTAAACTCAAAATGTGCTCAATTTCTGCTCGCTCTATTGGTGCAGAAAAAAGGGTAGCTGATATTGAGTTACCCTTCCTATGGAGGAATGCAACAAAAGCATTACTCAAACAGGCGAGAGTCTAGTTAATTCTACCCCGGAAACACTTGCTCGGAATGAATATGGAACTTTCTTTCCGGAAATCTTCTATGATACTATACAATGCACGGGTAAACTATTTTAAGCAACATGTCCACCACACATGGAGAGAACTTGAACCTAGCAATACTTCACTTGTCGCTATATTTCCTCACATATGTACATCCCGGACCATCACCCGCACCCCCTTAGTATTTGGCTTCGGTTGAGGGATCGTCCAGTCCCGGTGAATTTTGACATCGTCAACAGTAGTCTCGTAGAGTTCGAGGTCTACTCGCATCGCCAGCGCAGCCGCCAACAGATATAACTCAGCGTTCGCTATATTAGACCCGAGATAGTAAGGTATGCCTCCACCAAATGACACGAGATACTTCTTTAGGTCACTACGCACTATCTCCTCTCCGTTCTCGTTCTTGACTAGCCATCGCTCCGGGACGAAGGAGTGCGGCTCCGGAAAATTGGCCTCGTTGGCTAGGGAACCGACAGTAAGATTAAAAGGCTGCTTTAAGGCATGATGCTCGGCCATTTTTGCGCAAAGCCTATCTATATAGTCCTTGATGTTGCTCTCAAGGGCCACAGTATTGCGTTTGCTAAAGAATGGAGCTAGTGCATCTCGGCGTAGCCGATGGTGCGTATGCTCTACGGTAAACCCAGTTGCATTGTTGCAGTCAGGGGACTTAGTGAACTTCTCATACTTATCGCGCTTGTTTGGCAGAGGAGCGTATATAGTGCTATAGAAGTCGGGATCATTGCA carries:
- a CDS encoding uncharacterized protein (ID:PFLUO_002317-T1.cds;~source:funannotate): MAPLYLRQIIHSLTPNPPHLPEDTPTSSAPIPKRPSPVVFVELFAITFAIFVLAVLLWKIGRFIRSFNKHKVLREGKPPTARYARTWYGWVPLNTHKRNKRVFYRCFARLREWTAWKSTRADYRWVWWDPDQKEMQRRRHERRFLRWLPEWVQSYDYSPADGFCPSQLLPTCHGARRDHNATSGSSIVARSLRGPHLADAIRDLRSSGTERQGERQTPFYPDVFSAPAVIVDCAYDEDTQCQSLCTRAVAAKARPCTDNITLFQCPHPSSRKMAPCAITHEYRSSGQPRLLLAQNNTQQPSVPDDYRQTWRKSQQDRQTPQLPSPSRHRRLRRYRVWSARMQMQTERPQRNWAAPSGPPGSPITELLPSCTSDRAVASCASDSIQRKECSGNQWESCDKVYRAIEGMLMRRHTRLLALDQVGFETTKWNSAPARVHLSKGPLSRTAVPLEHPEWQPMPQTRRDADILVPSEVMHLDNSAYNSKTSKRPQALPIPEGPKCKEDLCDWEVRMMHKLDRKLVWLFNEFTPGQKPYHFAILANHWLNRETWLVIDPVSRVPIDARREWGDPRFNVPYPPPTFSSKPKYPVVPRKQTRIPRIESWRVAVNQQRKTSGIREALRTVELYEESADEPPDGHIDPACWILRKPPQGFEMSTRQKTAWYEGGAGWQEKLDDWQHVRHGYLMHKLIYGGRVNRTWFKEAVAQINKPLRSLSPT
- a CDS encoding uncharacterized protein (ID:PFLUO_002316-T1.cds;~source:funannotate) — protein: MFKPTSSLLGGLLWKTPWRLSSPQKARQRKRLRNVDRVVDTISAALQRTGQTSKAVERWYAEMPREEEMLPKDKYTIFDKKEKKYRKSIHKLPKWTRVSQRVNPPGF
- a CDS encoding uncharacterized protein (ID:PFLUO_002315-T1.cds;~source:funannotate); amino-acid sequence: MDSHGTADSPSLAWRAATSTTMWGVGGLCRAFLSCLTHAEVHGGEDFTALLDSRHQRSGRSKGLITVSNHTSVMDDPLVWGLLPFRFWNRRWSFGSHDICYQNRPLAFFFTMGQVLPTHRLVHSQFGGLAQPAVTQAIRLLSKGPFPVDHHRATPDRQHWSLRNVCVDPFSDLPVAYTTNGEDAHQAPSAFACNTYSWVHIFPEGKIHQAPRKTMRYFKWGIARLILEATECPDVVPMWIEGFDEIMHESREFPRFLPRPGKHVSVTFGSKVDSDAVFGDMRSRWQKLKAKAEAADPQSRNLPLGVLSEELLNNQEAVELRKEVTMKVRNLVLEVRRSRGLPDEDPKEGLVETWLEEGPKREGHMKDDSWVRDI
- a CDS encoding uncharacterized protein (ID:PFLUO_002319-T1.cds;~source:funannotate), giving the protein MAEHHALKQPFNLTVGSLANEANFPEPHSFVPERWLVKNENGEEIVRSDLKKYLVSF